The Ahaetulla prasina isolate Xishuangbanna chromosome 3, ASM2864084v1, whole genome shotgun sequence genome window below encodes:
- the KIF2C gene encoding kinesin-like protein KIF2C isoform X1, whose product MDSNIYKCLQPGLSINIERSNGSVHGATIKTVSLEKMTVSVEWTENNSLKGKEIDFDDVIAINPELSTAAVVADVKESILVRNNVTTQRQNRRTISKIPGPREAPRFQSSKMSVIAELPNSPLENDMEVETSASVPTRSQSALPVVRPRTRNNYSSDRCSIQPNGNEVTEEPPQSLRIVSAAIQARRKSNIVKEMEKMKNKREEKRAQFSEIRNRRAQEFDSNCPNWDFARMVKEYRNTINCQSLSMTDPIEEHRICVCVRKRPLNKQELGKKECDIITVVSKNSILVHEPKMKVDLTKYLENQPFRFDFSFDEKATNDMVYWFTARPLVHTVFEGGKATCFAYGQTGSGKTHTMGGNFSGKVQKASKGIYAFASQDVFLLQNQPRYRAQGLDIYVTFFEIYNGKLFDLLNKKAKLRVLEDGKQQVQVVGLQEMRVNCAEDVIRMIEVGSACRTSGHTFANSSSSRSHACFQIILRRKGKLHGKFSLVDLAGNERGADTSSADRQTRMEAAEINKSLLALKECIRALGQNKQHTPFRESKLTQVLRDSFIGTNSRTCMIAMISPGMSSCEYTLNTLRYADRVKELPSNGTAGEAQNCMETESEEFEISREESNHILEQLSEDELSPHLSSFRDALTRISEFEEKTIEVLKEIREKMNDCNYLLDIAEQPEYDLEAFVYETQCFINEGSKNFLNLKETLDELTLAMQMEEQASKHLNQRHLQ is encoded by the exons ATGGATTCCAACATTTACAAATGCCTTCAGCCTGGCTTATCGATTAATATTGAGCGCAGCAATG GTTCGGTTCATGGTGCAACTATCAAAACTGTAAGTTTGGAAAAAATGACTGTATCTGTAGAATGGACAGAAAACAACAGTCTCAAAGGGAAAGAG ATTGACTTTGATGATGTGATAGCAATAAATCCAGAACTCTCTACAGCTGCAGTTGTTGCTGATGTAAAAGAGAGCATTCTAGTTCGGAACAATGTAACTACACAG AGACAAAATCGCAGAACTATTTCAAAAATACCCGGTCCCAGAGaag CACCGAGGTTCCAAAGTAGCAAAATGTCGGTCATAGCAGAACTACCAAACAGTCCTCTGGAAAATGATATGGAGGTAGAAACTTCTGCTTCTGTACCAACTCGAAGCCAATCAGCTCTTCCTG TTGTACGACCTCGAACTCGAAATAATTATTCTTCTGATAGATGTAGTATACAACCTAATGGTAATGAAGTGACAGAAGAACCTCCACAGTCTCTCAGAATTGTGTCTGCTGCCATTCAAG CTCGGAGGAAATCTAATATTGtaaaggaaatggaaaaaatgaaaaataagagggaagagaaaagagCCCAGTTTTCTGAAATAAGAAACAGGCGTGCACAG GAATTTGACAGTAATTGtccaaattgggattttgcacgaATGGTTAAAGAATATCGAAATACTATTAATTGCCAATCATTATCAATGACTGATCCA ATAGAAGAGCATAGAATCTGTGTCTGTGTGAGAAAACGACCCTTAAATAAGCAAG AACTTGGAAAGAAGGAATGTGATATAATCACTGTTGTTAGCAAAAACAGCATCCTGGTGCATGAACCAAAGATGAAGGTGGATCTGACAAAATATCTTGAAAACCAGCCTTTTCGATTTGACTTCTCATTTGATGAAAAAGCTACCAATGATATGGTTTACTG GTTTACTGCTAGACCACTTGTACATACTGTTTTTGAAGGAGGGAAGGCTACATGTTTTGCCTATGgccaaactggtagtggaaaaacTCAT ACTATGGGAGGAAACTTCTCTGGGAAAGTACAGAAGGCCTCAAAAGGAATATACGCTTTTGCAT CACAGGATGTATTCCTCCTTCAGAATCAGCCACGGTATAGGGCCCAAGGCCTAGACATATATGTGACCTTCTTTGAGATATATAATGGAAAG TTATTTGATCTTTTAAACAAAAAAGCAAAGCTGCGGGTGCTGGAGGATGGCAAACAGCAGGTGCAGGTTGTTGGCCTACAAGAAATGCGTGTGAATTGTGCTGAGGATGTTATCCGAATGATTGAAGTAGGAAGCGCCTGCAG GACATCTGGACATACATTTGCCAATTCCAGTTCCTCTCGATCGCATGCTTGCTTTCAAATTATTCTGCGCAGAAAAGGAAAGCTTCATGGGAAGTTCTCCTTGGTGGATTTAGCTGGCAATGAGAGAGGGGCTGATACCTCTAGTGCTGATCGTCAGACACGGATGGAAGCAGCAGAAATAAACAAAAGCTTGCTGGCGCTAAAG GAATGTATCCGTGCTTTAGGTCAAAATAAACAACATACACCTTTTCGGGAAAGTAAACTTACTCAAGTATTGAGGGATTCTTTCATTGGAACAAATTCCAGAACTTGCATG atTGCAATGATTTCCCCAGGCATGAGTTCCTGTGAATATACTCTAAATACCTTGCGATATGCTGATAG AGTGAAGGAACTTCCTAGCAATGGAACAGCTGGCGAGGCACAAAACTGTATGGAAACTGAGAGTGAAGAGTTTGAGATAAGCAGAGAAGAATCGAACCATATTCTTGAA CAGCTTTCTGAAGATGAGCTGTCTCCTCATCTGTCCAGTTTTCGTGATGCTCTCACCCGGATTAGTGAATTTGAAGAGAAAACAATAGAAGTACTTAAGGAGATCAGGGAG AAAATGAACGACTGTAACTATCTCCTGGACATTGCGGAACAACCAGAATATGACCTAGAGGCCTTTGTTTACGAAACCCAATGCTTTATAAATGAAGGATCCAAAAACTTCCTCAATCTAAAAG AGACTTTAGACGAACTGACGCTAGCCATGCAAATGGAAGAACAAGCCAGCAAGCACCTGAATCAACGTCACCTTCAATAA
- the KIF2C gene encoding kinesin-like protein KIF2C isoform X2 has protein sequence MDSNIYKCLQPGLSINIERSNGSVHGATIKTVSLEKMTVSVEWTENNSLKGKEIDFDDVIAINPELSTAAVVADVKESILVRNNVTTQRQNRRTISKIPGPREAPRFQSSKMSVIAELPNSPLENDMEVETSASVPTRSQSALPVVRPRTRNNYSSDRCSIQPNGNEVTEEPPQSLRIVSAAIQARRKSNIVKEMEKMKNKREEKRAQFSEIRNRRAQEFDSNCPNWDFARMVKEYRNTINCQSLSMTDPIEEHRICVCVRKRPLNKQELGKKECDIITVVSKNSILVHEPKMKVDLTKYLENQPFRFDFSFDEKATNDMVYWFTARPLVHTVFEGGKATCFAYGQTGSGKTHTMGGNFSGKVQKASKGIYAFASQDVFLLQNQPRYRAQGLDIYVTFFEIYNGKLFDLLNKKAKLRVLEDGKQQVQVVGLQEMRVNCAEDVIRMIEVGSACRTSGHTFANSSSSRSHACFQIILRRKGKLHGKFSLVDLAGNERGADTSSADRQTRMEAAEINKSLLALKECIRALGQNKQHTPFRESKLTQVLRDSFIGTNSRTCMIAMISPGMSSCEYTLNTLRYADRVKELPSNGTAGEAQNCMETESEEFEISREESNHILELSEDELSPHLSSFRDALTRISEFEEKTIEVLKEIREKMNDCNYLLDIAEQPEYDLEAFVYETQCFINEGSKNFLNLKETLDELTLAMQMEEQASKHLNQRHLQ, from the exons ATGGATTCCAACATTTACAAATGCCTTCAGCCTGGCTTATCGATTAATATTGAGCGCAGCAATG GTTCGGTTCATGGTGCAACTATCAAAACTGTAAGTTTGGAAAAAATGACTGTATCTGTAGAATGGACAGAAAACAACAGTCTCAAAGGGAAAGAG ATTGACTTTGATGATGTGATAGCAATAAATCCAGAACTCTCTACAGCTGCAGTTGTTGCTGATGTAAAAGAGAGCATTCTAGTTCGGAACAATGTAACTACACAG AGACAAAATCGCAGAACTATTTCAAAAATACCCGGTCCCAGAGaag CACCGAGGTTCCAAAGTAGCAAAATGTCGGTCATAGCAGAACTACCAAACAGTCCTCTGGAAAATGATATGGAGGTAGAAACTTCTGCTTCTGTACCAACTCGAAGCCAATCAGCTCTTCCTG TTGTACGACCTCGAACTCGAAATAATTATTCTTCTGATAGATGTAGTATACAACCTAATGGTAATGAAGTGACAGAAGAACCTCCACAGTCTCTCAGAATTGTGTCTGCTGCCATTCAAG CTCGGAGGAAATCTAATATTGtaaaggaaatggaaaaaatgaaaaataagagggaagagaaaagagCCCAGTTTTCTGAAATAAGAAACAGGCGTGCACAG GAATTTGACAGTAATTGtccaaattgggattttgcacgaATGGTTAAAGAATATCGAAATACTATTAATTGCCAATCATTATCAATGACTGATCCA ATAGAAGAGCATAGAATCTGTGTCTGTGTGAGAAAACGACCCTTAAATAAGCAAG AACTTGGAAAGAAGGAATGTGATATAATCACTGTTGTTAGCAAAAACAGCATCCTGGTGCATGAACCAAAGATGAAGGTGGATCTGACAAAATATCTTGAAAACCAGCCTTTTCGATTTGACTTCTCATTTGATGAAAAAGCTACCAATGATATGGTTTACTG GTTTACTGCTAGACCACTTGTACATACTGTTTTTGAAGGAGGGAAGGCTACATGTTTTGCCTATGgccaaactggtagtggaaaaacTCAT ACTATGGGAGGAAACTTCTCTGGGAAAGTACAGAAGGCCTCAAAAGGAATATACGCTTTTGCAT CACAGGATGTATTCCTCCTTCAGAATCAGCCACGGTATAGGGCCCAAGGCCTAGACATATATGTGACCTTCTTTGAGATATATAATGGAAAG TTATTTGATCTTTTAAACAAAAAAGCAAAGCTGCGGGTGCTGGAGGATGGCAAACAGCAGGTGCAGGTTGTTGGCCTACAAGAAATGCGTGTGAATTGTGCTGAGGATGTTATCCGAATGATTGAAGTAGGAAGCGCCTGCAG GACATCTGGACATACATTTGCCAATTCCAGTTCCTCTCGATCGCATGCTTGCTTTCAAATTATTCTGCGCAGAAAAGGAAAGCTTCATGGGAAGTTCTCCTTGGTGGATTTAGCTGGCAATGAGAGAGGGGCTGATACCTCTAGTGCTGATCGTCAGACACGGATGGAAGCAGCAGAAATAAACAAAAGCTTGCTGGCGCTAAAG GAATGTATCCGTGCTTTAGGTCAAAATAAACAACATACACCTTTTCGGGAAAGTAAACTTACTCAAGTATTGAGGGATTCTTTCATTGGAACAAATTCCAGAACTTGCATG atTGCAATGATTTCCCCAGGCATGAGTTCCTGTGAATATACTCTAAATACCTTGCGATATGCTGATAG AGTGAAGGAACTTCCTAGCAATGGAACAGCTGGCGAGGCACAAAACTGTATGGAAACTGAGAGTGAAGAGTTTGAGATAAGCAGAGAAGAATCGAACCATATTCTTGAA CTTTCTGAAGATGAGCTGTCTCCTCATCTGTCCAGTTTTCGTGATGCTCTCACCCGGATTAGTGAATTTGAAGAGAAAACAATAGAAGTACTTAAGGAGATCAGGGAG AAAATGAACGACTGTAACTATCTCCTGGACATTGCGGAACAACCAGAATATGACCTAGAGGCCTTTGTTTACGAAACCCAATGCTTTATAAATGAAGGATCCAAAAACTTCCTCAATCTAAAAG AGACTTTAGACGAACTGACGCTAGCCATGCAAATGGAAGAACAAGCCAGCAAGCACCTGAATCAACGTCACCTTCAATAA
- the KIF2C gene encoding kinesin-like protein KIF2C isoform X3 translates to MIDFDDVIAINPELSTAAVVADVKESILVRNNVTTQRQNRRTISKIPGPREAPRFQSSKMSVIAELPNSPLENDMEVETSASVPTRSQSALPVVRPRTRNNYSSDRCSIQPNGNEVTEEPPQSLRIVSAAIQARRKSNIVKEMEKMKNKREEKRAQFSEIRNRRAQEFDSNCPNWDFARMVKEYRNTINCQSLSMTDPIEEHRICVCVRKRPLNKQELGKKECDIITVVSKNSILVHEPKMKVDLTKYLENQPFRFDFSFDEKATNDMVYWFTARPLVHTVFEGGKATCFAYGQTGSGKTHTMGGNFSGKVQKASKGIYAFASQDVFLLQNQPRYRAQGLDIYVTFFEIYNGKLFDLLNKKAKLRVLEDGKQQVQVVGLQEMRVNCAEDVIRMIEVGSACRTSGHTFANSSSSRSHACFQIILRRKGKLHGKFSLVDLAGNERGADTSSADRQTRMEAAEINKSLLALKECIRALGQNKQHTPFRESKLTQVLRDSFIGTNSRTCMIAMISPGMSSCEYTLNTLRYADRVKELPSNGTAGEAQNCMETESEEFEISREESNHILEQLSEDELSPHLSSFRDALTRISEFEEKTIEVLKEIREKMNDCNYLLDIAEQPEYDLEAFVYETQCFINEGSKNFLNLKETLDELTLAMQMEEQASKHLNQRHLQ, encoded by the exons ATG ATTGACTTTGATGATGTGATAGCAATAAATCCAGAACTCTCTACAGCTGCAGTTGTTGCTGATGTAAAAGAGAGCATTCTAGTTCGGAACAATGTAACTACACAG AGACAAAATCGCAGAACTATTTCAAAAATACCCGGTCCCAGAGaag CACCGAGGTTCCAAAGTAGCAAAATGTCGGTCATAGCAGAACTACCAAACAGTCCTCTGGAAAATGATATGGAGGTAGAAACTTCTGCTTCTGTACCAACTCGAAGCCAATCAGCTCTTCCTG TTGTACGACCTCGAACTCGAAATAATTATTCTTCTGATAGATGTAGTATACAACCTAATGGTAATGAAGTGACAGAAGAACCTCCACAGTCTCTCAGAATTGTGTCTGCTGCCATTCAAG CTCGGAGGAAATCTAATATTGtaaaggaaatggaaaaaatgaaaaataagagggaagagaaaagagCCCAGTTTTCTGAAATAAGAAACAGGCGTGCACAG GAATTTGACAGTAATTGtccaaattgggattttgcacgaATGGTTAAAGAATATCGAAATACTATTAATTGCCAATCATTATCAATGACTGATCCA ATAGAAGAGCATAGAATCTGTGTCTGTGTGAGAAAACGACCCTTAAATAAGCAAG AACTTGGAAAGAAGGAATGTGATATAATCACTGTTGTTAGCAAAAACAGCATCCTGGTGCATGAACCAAAGATGAAGGTGGATCTGACAAAATATCTTGAAAACCAGCCTTTTCGATTTGACTTCTCATTTGATGAAAAAGCTACCAATGATATGGTTTACTG GTTTACTGCTAGACCACTTGTACATACTGTTTTTGAAGGAGGGAAGGCTACATGTTTTGCCTATGgccaaactggtagtggaaaaacTCAT ACTATGGGAGGAAACTTCTCTGGGAAAGTACAGAAGGCCTCAAAAGGAATATACGCTTTTGCAT CACAGGATGTATTCCTCCTTCAGAATCAGCCACGGTATAGGGCCCAAGGCCTAGACATATATGTGACCTTCTTTGAGATATATAATGGAAAG TTATTTGATCTTTTAAACAAAAAAGCAAAGCTGCGGGTGCTGGAGGATGGCAAACAGCAGGTGCAGGTTGTTGGCCTACAAGAAATGCGTGTGAATTGTGCTGAGGATGTTATCCGAATGATTGAAGTAGGAAGCGCCTGCAG GACATCTGGACATACATTTGCCAATTCCAGTTCCTCTCGATCGCATGCTTGCTTTCAAATTATTCTGCGCAGAAAAGGAAAGCTTCATGGGAAGTTCTCCTTGGTGGATTTAGCTGGCAATGAGAGAGGGGCTGATACCTCTAGTGCTGATCGTCAGACACGGATGGAAGCAGCAGAAATAAACAAAAGCTTGCTGGCGCTAAAG GAATGTATCCGTGCTTTAGGTCAAAATAAACAACATACACCTTTTCGGGAAAGTAAACTTACTCAAGTATTGAGGGATTCTTTCATTGGAACAAATTCCAGAACTTGCATG atTGCAATGATTTCCCCAGGCATGAGTTCCTGTGAATATACTCTAAATACCTTGCGATATGCTGATAG AGTGAAGGAACTTCCTAGCAATGGAACAGCTGGCGAGGCACAAAACTGTATGGAAACTGAGAGTGAAGAGTTTGAGATAAGCAGAGAAGAATCGAACCATATTCTTGAA CAGCTTTCTGAAGATGAGCTGTCTCCTCATCTGTCCAGTTTTCGTGATGCTCTCACCCGGATTAGTGAATTTGAAGAGAAAACAATAGAAGTACTTAAGGAGATCAGGGAG AAAATGAACGACTGTAACTATCTCCTGGACATTGCGGAACAACCAGAATATGACCTAGAGGCCTTTGTTTACGAAACCCAATGCTTTATAAATGAAGGATCCAAAAACTTCCTCAATCTAAAAG AGACTTTAGACGAACTGACGCTAGCCATGCAAATGGAAGAACAAGCCAGCAAGCACCTGAATCAACGTCACCTTCAATAA